The sequence GCCGTCGGTGCCACGGTCGAGGTCTTCGTGGCCCGCCAGGGCAGCCGGGCCGCAGAGCTGCGGCAGATCGTCGGCGCGGTGCTGCGACACCCGTTCCGCACGCTGGCGGACGTGCGCGCGCTCGGGATGTCGTACCTGCCACGGGCGGTCCTCGCGTCCGCCCACGCGGCGCGTCTGGCTGGCCCGATCGCCGCCTTCGCCCCGGACGTGCTGCACGCCCACTTCGTCAACCTCCCGACCGCGGTCGCCGCGCTGGTCGGCCGGAGAACCGGCGTCCCGTCAACCGCGATGGCGCACGCCGCGGACTTCCTGCTCGATCGCAACGGTTCCGCTCTGGACCGCCGGCTGCGGCTGCTCAACCACCTCTTCGTCATCTCCGAGGCCACCGCGGGGCAGTTGACCGAACGCGGAGCGTCGCTGTCGGCAATCCCGCACGGAGTGGTCCGGGCCGCCTTCGACGGGGAAATCGTGGAACGGCAGCCACGCCGGACCGGCGACGTCACCCGCCTGGTCACGGTCGCGCGGCTAGTGGAGAAGAAGGGCGTGGACACGGCGCTGGACGCCGTCGCCCAGCTGACCCGGGCCGGCGTCCCGGTTCGCTATGACATCTACGGCGACGGGCCGCTCCGGACGACGCTGGAGGAACGGGCGCGCGCCTTGGCGCTCTCCGACGTGGTCACCTTCCACGGCGCGGTGAGCCATCGGGTAGCGACCGAGGCGCTCGTCAGCGCTGACGTCGCGGTGCTGCCATGCCGTCGCGCGGCAGACGGTGACCTGGACGGCATCCCCGTCTTCCTCATGGAAGCTGCCAGTCGGGGCATTCCGGTGGTGACCACCGCGGTATCCGGCATCCCTGAGCTGATCGGACCGGCCGGCGGCTGGCAGGTTCCACCAAACGACCCGGATGCGCTGGCGGATGCGGTTCAGCAGCTTGTCTCCCGCCCCGACGAGGGGCATCGGCGGGCGCGGATCCTCGCCGCCCGGCTGCGCGACGAATTCTCCCCCGCGTTGCAGGCCCGCCGGCTGCTCGCCGTGTGGGGCCGACTCGCCCGGCCCGGCAGTCACGCCCCGGAGCCCTTCCCCGCCGGCGCGGCTGCCGCGGATACGACAAACTCCGGCGCAGCATCCGCACCCGGGGTCGCCGCCGACCGCCGGGCCGTGGCCTCCGAGGAGGCCGGCACGAGATGGACCTGACGGTCGTCGTCACGTTCTTTCCGCTACCGCAGGACCGTGGTGACCCGATCCGCGTCCTGATGATGCTGCGCGCGTTGGCCCGGGTGCGGCCGTACACGCTGTTCGTAGTCCGCCGCCCGGAAACCACGGCCGCGCAGGTGGCCGAGCTGTGTGCCCTGCTTCCCGGCGTCACCG comes from Micromonospora viridifaciens and encodes:
- a CDS encoding glycosyltransferase — its product is MAAPGDSLRVAYVLLRDPSYSETFITSEIEAVRAVGATVEVFVARQGSRAAELRQIVGAVLRHPFRTLADVRALGMSYLPRAVLASAHAARLAGPIAAFAPDVLHAHFVNLPTAVAALVGRRTGVPSTAMAHAADFLLDRNGSALDRRLRLLNHLFVISEATAGQLTERGASLSAIPHGVVRAAFDGEIVERQPRRTGDVTRLVTVARLVEKKGVDTALDAVAQLTRAGVPVRYDIYGDGPLRTTLEERARALALSDVVTFHGAVSHRVATEALVSADVAVLPCRRAADGDLDGIPVFLMEAASRGIPVVTTAVSGIPELIGPAGGWQVPPNDPDALADAVQQLVSRPDEGHRRARILAARLRDEFSPALQARRLLAVWGRLARPGSHAPEPFPAGAAAADTTNSGAASAPGVAADRRAVASEEAGTRWT